One Rhodospirillales bacterium DNA segment encodes these proteins:
- the cobB gene encoding NAD-dependent protein deacylase has product MNQRNEGAGAIVVLTGAGISKESGLDTFRCEGGIWSRVSLEDVATPEGFARDPVLVHDFYNARRSKLADPQIAPNAAHRALARLEQEWPGEVFIVTQNIDDLHERAGSRNLLHMHGELTKIRCDACDEVFEWRCDLTVDHVCAKCDARGGLRPHVVWFGEMPIGMEQIFAALDRCALFMSVGTSGNVYPAASFVSQVRRNGRAHTVELNLEPSNGATLFAETIYGSATEVVPRYIDTLLAQRIQH; this is encoded by the coding sequence ATGAACCAACGAAACGAGGGCGCTGGGGCGATCGTCGTTCTTACCGGCGCCGGGATCTCCAAGGAATCCGGCCTCGATACCTTCCGTTGTGAGGGAGGGATCTGGTCGCGGGTCAGTCTCGAGGACGTGGCGACACCGGAGGGTTTCGCCCGTGATCCGGTCCTTGTTCATGATTTCTACAATGCCCGGCGCAGCAAGCTCGCCGATCCGCAAATCGCTCCCAACGCCGCCCACCGGGCGCTCGCCCGGCTCGAACAGGAGTGGCCCGGTGAGGTCTTCATCGTGACCCAGAACATCGACGATCTGCATGAGCGTGCCGGCAGCCGCAACCTTCTGCACATGCACGGTGAGTTGACCAAGATCCGTTGCGATGCCTGCGACGAGGTGTTCGAATGGCGCTGTGATCTGACCGTTGATCACGTCTGCGCCAAGTGTGACGCCAGAGGCGGTCTCCGGCCGCATGTGGTGTGGTTCGGCGAAATGCCGATCGGTATGGAGCAGATTTTCGCGGCGCTGGACCGCTGCGCCCTGTTCATGTCCGTCGGTACGTCCGGCAACGTCTACCCTGCGGCGAGCTTCGTCAGCCAGGTCCGCCGCAACGGGCGGGCGCATACCGTCGAGCTCAATCTCGAGCCATCGAATGGCGCGACGCTGTTCGCAGAGACCATTTATGGCTCCGCGACAGAGGTGGTCCCGCGCTACATCGACACTTTGCTGGCGCAGCGCATACAGCACTGA
- a CDS encoding argininosuccinate synthase, translating into MKGDVKKVVLAYSGGLDTSVILRWLKDAYRCEVVTFTADVGQREEVEPARAKAEMMGVKQIFVEDLREEFVRDYVFPMFRANALYEGIYLLGTSIARPLIAKRQIEIANEVGADAVSHGSTGKGNDQVRFELGYYALKPDVRVIAPWREWDLNSRAKLIDYARQHQIPVPTDKEGEPPYSMDANLLHISYEGKALEDPWTEPGEEMFRLSVSPEAAPNQPTTIVIDFEQGDPVAIDGERLSPASLLDRLNVVAGANGVGRVDLVENRFVGMKSRGVYETPGGTVLLAARRAVESLTLDRGAAHLKDELMPRYAELIYNGFWFAPERVALQALIDSTQGNVTGSVRLKLYKGNVIVTGRRSPNSLYDQDIATFEEDVVYDQRDAEGFIKLNALRMRLAARLRGA; encoded by the coding sequence ATGAAGGGTGATGTGAAGAAGGTCGTGCTCGCGTACTCAGGTGGGCTCGATACCTCGGTGATCCTGCGCTGGTTGAAGGACGCCTATCGCTGCGAGGTGGTCACCTTCACCGCCGACGTCGGCCAGCGCGAGGAGGTCGAGCCGGCCCGCGCTAAGGCGGAAATGATGGGCGTGAAGCAGATCTTCGTTGAGGACCTGCGCGAGGAATTCGTCCGCGATTACGTCTTTCCGATGTTCCGGGCGAACGCGCTCTACGAAGGAATCTACCTGCTTGGGACCTCGATCGCCCGGCCGCTGATCGCCAAGCGCCAGATCGAGATCGCCAACGAGGTCGGCGCCGACGCCGTCTCACACGGATCGACCGGCAAAGGCAACGATCAGGTCCGCTTCGAGCTCGGCTATTACGCGCTGAAACCCGACGTCCGGGTCATCGCCCCTTGGCGCGAATGGGACCTGAACTCGCGCGCCAAGCTGATCGATTACGCGCGCCAGCACCAGATTCCGGTGCCGACCGATAAGGAAGGCGAGCCACCGTATTCGATGGACGCCAACCTGCTGCACATCTCCTATGAGGGCAAGGCGCTGGAGGACCCCTGGACCGAGCCCGGCGAGGAGATGTTCCGCCTGAGCGTCTCGCCGGAAGCGGCCCCCAATCAGCCGACGACGATCGTCATCGACTTCGAACAGGGCGACCCCGTCGCCATTGATGGCGAGCGGCTGTCGCCGGCAAGCCTGCTCGATCGCCTCAACGTTGTTGCCGGCGCGAATGGCGTCGGCCGCGTTGATCTCGTCGAGAACCGCTTCGTCGGCATGAAGTCGCGCGGCGTCTACGAGACACCCGGAGGCACGGTTCTCCTCGCCGCCCGGCGCGCTGTTGAAAGCCTGACGCTCGACCGTGGAGCGGCACACCTTAAGGACGAACTGATGCCGCGTTATGCCGAGCTGATCTATAACGGCTTTTGGTTCGCGCCGGAACGCGTCGCCCTGCAGGCGCTGATCGATTCGACGCAAGGGAACGTGACCGGCAGCGTGCGCCTCAAGCTCTACAAGGGCAATGTCATCGTAACCGGCCGGCGCTCGCCGAACAGCCTCTACGATCAGGACATCGCCACGTTTGAAGAGGACGTGGTCTACGATCAGCGCGACGCCGAGGGCTTCATCAAGTTGAACGCACTGCGCATGCGACTGGCGGCGCGGCTGCGCGGCGCCTGA
- a CDS encoding GntR family transcriptional regulator produces MQPLRCSTLGRDAYTAVRAVLLDGVTFAPGAKISVEDMARRLGVSRSPLWAAIARLEAEGIVDVVPRQGVFLSRCDPMKLTALFEAREALEGMAARLAAGRRDESHLASMAAAVTEQQGCARRGERGGYHHAARAFHEVVSRAAASPEIDRLLSGLYGRGQAMCSRLPPPPDRWAGACADHAALLEALHQRDGDAAERIARAHVHRLAQAALDALVPA; encoded by the coding sequence ATGCAGCCATTGCGGTGCTCAACGCTTGGCCGTGATGCCTATACCGCGGTGCGTGCGGTGCTGCTCGACGGCGTGACGTTCGCCCCGGGCGCGAAGATCAGCGTCGAGGACATGGCTCGCCGGCTTGGCGTCAGCCGATCACCACTTTGGGCGGCGATCGCCCGGCTGGAAGCAGAGGGGATCGTTGACGTCGTCCCGCGCCAGGGGGTTTTCCTTTCTCGCTGTGATCCGATGAAGCTTACGGCGCTGTTCGAAGCGCGCGAGGCGCTCGAAGGCATGGCGGCCCGACTGGCGGCCGGTCGGCGCGACGAGTCCCACCTTGCGTCGATGGCGGCGGCGGTAACAGAGCAGCAGGGCTGCGCGCGGCGTGGCGAGCGCGGCGGCTATCACCATGCTGCTCGTGCCTTTCACGAGGTTGTATCGCGCGCCGCCGCCAGTCCGGAAATCGACCGCCTGTTAAGCGGCCTCTACGGTCGGGGGCAGGCGATGTGCAGCCGATTACCACCGCCACCGGACCGCTGGGCGGGCGCTTGCGCCGATCACGCGGCGCTCTTGGAGGCGTTGCACCAACGTGATGGCGATGCCGCAGAGCGCATCGCTCGCGCGCACGTCCACCGCCTGGCGCAGGCGGCGCTGGATGCTCTCGTGCCCGCATGA
- a CDS encoding lactate utilization protein: MNNARSAILARLRATPQGMLPALPEWRTDVPSAERLDRFCTLLEASHAEVVTSASQRWPALLAERLKARGNTGAIGPVLYAPGTAHGRQLAEAWADQPDFPLVAYDRPVEELKETLVHGVGAAVTGTMGGIAETGSLILWPTRDEPRLMSLLPPLHIALVDAGALYGTLTEAMIACDWAAGMPTNALLISGPSKTADIEQTLAYGVHGPKELMVIVLDP, from the coding sequence ATGAATAACGCCCGCTCCGCCATTCTCGCCCGCTTGCGCGCGACCCCACAAGGAATGTTGCCGGCACTCCCGGAGTGGCGCACGGACGTGCCGAGCGCCGAGCGCCTCGATCGCTTCTGTACCTTGCTGGAGGCCAGCCACGCCGAGGTCGTGACCAGTGCCTCGCAACGCTGGCCGGCGTTGCTCGCCGAGCGATTGAAGGCACGCGGCAATACCGGTGCCATCGGCCCCGTGCTTTACGCGCCCGGCACGGCACACGGCCGCCAACTCGCCGAGGCATGGGCCGACCAGCCCGACTTCCCGCTGGTGGCCTACGATCGGCCGGTGGAAGAGCTCAAGGAGACCCTCGTTCACGGGGTCGGCGCCGCGGTGACCGGCACCATGGGCGGAATCGCTGAAACCGGCTCGCTGATCTTGTGGCCGACGCGGGACGAGCCGCGACTGATGTCGCTGCTGCCGCCGCTGCATATCGCCCTTGTCGATGCCGGCGCGCTCTACGGCACCTTGACTGAAGCGATGATCGCCTGCGACTGGGCGGCGGGCATGCCAACGAATGCCCTGCTGATCTCGGGGCCGAGCAAGACGGCGGACATCGAGCAGACGCTCGCGTACGGCGTGCATGGACCGAAGGAGCTGATGGTCATCGTTCTCGACCCCTAG
- a CDS encoding iron-sulfur cluster-binding protein produces MNAPDPAATTASPPHASFAARAHVALADDGLRRKFRRAMDGLMTKRAAQFADTEAWASLRARGAAIRRRALARLPELLEQLEANCRKNGITVHWAETSAEADGIIEGILTRHGVRTIIKGKSMVSEEIHLNHFLGEHGIGAIESDLGEFVIQLAKETPSHIIMPCIHKSKEDVASLFEAKIDGQPYTEDVDVLTATARRVLREQFAAADAGLSGVNFAVAETGTLCLVENEGNGRLSTTLPPLHVAVMGIEKVVEQLEDVPPLLSLLTRSATGQTITTYVNFISGPRKTDEQDGPREVHLVLLDNGRSRIHGDLQLRETLACIRCGACMNHCPVYTRVGGHAYDAVYPGPIGKILTPQIEGLGKAGDLAHASSLCGACGEVCPVAIPIPDLLVRLRREASHAIPSSSVMGAGAQHSAVEDWIWRGWRWMYATPLFYRLATRMLRLIGNRLPASLPMLRDWTRVRAKPQFAPRSLHDLARDRGYHDE; encoded by the coding sequence ATGAACGCGCCTGACCCGGCGGCCACGACCGCTTCACCTCCACACGCGAGCTTTGCCGCCCGCGCTCACGTCGCCCTCGCCGATGATGGACTGCGGCGGAAGTTCCGCCGCGCCATGGACGGGCTGATGACCAAGCGCGCAGCGCAGTTCGCCGATACCGAGGCGTGGGCGAGCCTTCGCGCGCGCGGCGCCGCCATCCGCCGCCGGGCGCTCGCCCGGCTGCCGGAACTGCTCGAGCAACTCGAAGCCAATTGCCGCAAGAATGGAATCACGGTGCATTGGGCGGAGACCAGCGCCGAGGCGGACGGGATTATCGAGGGCATCCTTACCCGACACGGCGTGCGCACGATCATCAAGGGCAAGTCGATGGTGAGCGAGGAGATTCACCTCAACCACTTCCTCGGCGAGCACGGCATCGGCGCGATTGAATCCGACCTTGGCGAGTTTGTCATCCAACTCGCCAAGGAGACGCCATCGCACATCATCATGCCGTGCATCCACAAGAGCAAAGAAGACGTGGCCAGCCTGTTCGAGGCGAAGATCGACGGTCAGCCCTATACCGAGGACGTCGACGTACTGACGGCGACCGCGCGGCGGGTCCTGCGCGAGCAGTTTGCCGCAGCCGACGCCGGACTGTCCGGTGTCAATTTCGCCGTCGCCGAGACCGGCACGCTCTGCCTAGTCGAGAACGAGGGCAACGGCCGGCTGTCGACCACCTTGCCGCCATTGCATGTCGCGGTCATGGGCATCGAGAAGGTCGTCGAGCAACTCGAGGACGTCCCGCCGCTGTTATCGCTGCTGACCCGCTCGGCAACCGGCCAGACGATCACGACCTACGTCAACTTCATTTCGGGGCCGCGCAAGACTGATGAACAAGACGGCCCCCGTGAGGTGCACCTGGTGCTGCTCGACAATGGCCGATCGCGCATCCACGGTGATCTCCAACTGCGCGAGACCCTCGCCTGCATCCGCTGCGGCGCCTGCATGAACCACTGCCCGGTTTATACCCGGGTGGGAGGGCACGCCTATGACGCCGTCTATCCGGGCCCGATCGGCAAAATCCTGACGCCGCAGATCGAAGGCCTGGGCAAGGCCGGCGACCTCGCGCACGCATCGAGCCTGTGTGGCGCCTGCGGGGAGGTTTGCCCCGTCGCCATTCCGATTCCCGATCTCCTGGTGCGACTCCGGCGGGAAGCATCGCATGCGATTCCGTCATCATCGGTCATGGGCGCCGGCGCGCAGCACAGTGCGGTCGAGGATTGGATATGGCGCGGCTGGCGCTGGATGTATGCCACCCCGCTTTTCTATCGTCTCGCCACGCGGATGCTAAGGCTGATCGGCAACCGGCTTCCCGCCTCGCTGCCGATGCTGCGCGACTGGACCCGCGTGCGCGCCAAACCGCAGTTCGCGCCGCGATCCCTGCATGACCTCGCCCGCGACCGGGGATACCATGATGAATAA
- a CDS encoding (Fe-S)-binding protein, whose amino-acid sequence MIAVPEKPKTVYFFGTCLIDLFYPSAGLAGMELLRREGLRVVFPPNQSCCGQPARNCGFREEARAVARRQIRSFPNPWPIVVPSGSCAGMMREHYAELFAGEPDADEAAAFSERVYELTWFLVHVCKVKLVDRGEPVTVTFHGSCHSQREMGVRDEPKALLRELDQVTFVDLQRPAECCGFGGTFSVRLPEISAAMVADKVADIETSGADEVVSGDCGCLMNIAGAMEKAGVSIRARHIAEFILERCHERA is encoded by the coding sequence ATGATTGCCGTCCCTGAAAAGCCCAAGACCGTCTATTTCTTCGGAACCTGTCTGATCGACCTGTTCTATCCCTCCGCCGGGCTCGCAGGAATGGAATTGCTGCGTCGCGAGGGCCTTCGCGTCGTCTTCCCGCCAAATCAGAGCTGCTGCGGGCAGCCGGCGCGCAACTGCGGTTTCCGCGAGGAAGCGCGCGCCGTTGCGCGTCGCCAGATCCGCAGTTTTCCCAATCCGTGGCCAATCGTCGTTCCGTCGGGGAGCTGCGCCGGAATGATGCGCGAGCACTATGCCGAATTATTCGCGGGCGAACCGGATGCCGACGAGGCCGCGGCATTCTCGGAGCGCGTTTATGAACTCACCTGGTTCCTCGTCCACGTCTGCAAGGTTAAGCTCGTCGATCGTGGGGAGCCGGTCACGGTAACTTTCCACGGCTCGTGCCACAGCCAGCGCGAGATGGGCGTTCGCGACGAGCCCAAAGCCCTGCTGCGCGAACTGGATCAGGTGACCTTCGTCGACCTGCAGCGGCCGGCGGAATGCTGTGGTTTCGGCGGCACATTCTCCGTTCGCCTGCCGGAGATTTCGGCGGCGATGGTTGCCGACAAGGTCGCCGACATCGAGACGTCCGGAGCGGACGAGGTCGTTTCCGGTGATTGCGGCTGCCTGATGAACATCGCGGGCGCAATGGAGAAAGCGGGCGTCAGCATTCGCGCGCGCCATATCGCCGAGTTCATCTTGGAGCGCTGCCATGAACGCGCCTGA
- a CDS encoding FCD domain-containing protein, translating to MRQSIKPMRIADAIADHLERLIYEGALRPGERLIGERELAQRLDVSRPSLRDALLLLEQRGLIQTDRQGSRVAEFLRPLTQPLEQLIQSNPDASLDYMEFRSIIESAAAAFAAVRATPLDRESISVILARMERAHGNADPAEEADADAELHAATYEAAHNVIILHVMRAFSEMLRRDVFYSRAQFYGLPGVRDALLDQHRAIGDAILRGDAAAARGAAAAHIAFTRSTLEAARQADARLDVSLRRVGRADLIASARTGDGRPGEGDEVGATQE from the coding sequence ATGAGACAATCGATCAAGCCGATGCGGATCGCCGATGCGATCGCCGACCACCTCGAGCGGCTGATCTACGAGGGCGCGCTGCGTCCGGGTGAGCGGCTGATCGGCGAGCGCGAGCTGGCGCAGCGGCTCGATGTTTCGCGCCCGTCGCTGCGCGATGCGCTCTTGCTGCTCGAGCAGCGTGGCCTGATTCAGACGGACCGGCAGGGCTCGCGCGTCGCCGAATTCCTGCGGCCGTTAACCCAACCGCTGGAGCAGTTGATCCAGAGCAACCCGGACGCCTCGCTCGACTATATGGAATTTCGCTCGATCATCGAAAGCGCGGCAGCGGCGTTCGCTGCGGTGCGGGCGACCCCGCTCGATCGCGAGTCCATCTCCGTCATTCTCGCCCGCATGGAGCGTGCCCACGGAAACGCGGACCCGGCGGAAGAGGCGGATGCCGATGCCGAGTTGCACGCGGCAACCTACGAAGCGGCGCACAACGTCATTATTCTTCATGTCATGCGGGCGTTTTCGGAGATGCTGCGGCGCGACGTTTTCTACAGCCGCGCACAATTCTATGGACTGCCCGGCGTGCGCGATGCGCTGCTCGATCAGCACCGGGCGATCGGCGATGCCATTCTCCGCGGGGATGCCGCCGCGGCGCGCGGCGCGGCGGCGGCGCACATCGCGTTTACCCGCAGTACCCTGGAGGCTGCCCGCCAGGCCGATGCTCGCCTTGACGTTTCGTTGCGCCGCGTCGGCCGCGCTGATCTCATCGCTTCCGCACGAACTGGCGATGGACGGCCGGGCGAAGGCGACGAGGTCGGCGCGACGCAGGAATAA
- a CDS encoding 2-hydroxychromene-2-carboxylate isomerase, which yields MSMQFWFEFASTYSYPAALRIERAAAARNVRIAWCPFLLGPIFAAQGWGDSPFNLFPAKGAYMWRDLERLCEAERLPWRRPSCFPRSGLLAARLACVAEDEPWLPSFVRSVYCANFAEDRDITAVDEIGRLLTALDLPASTWLDRAQSYDAKARLRARTEEAQRAGLFGAPSFVVAGELFWGNDRLEAALDWAVCHGG from the coding sequence ATGAGCATGCAATTTTGGTTTGAGTTCGCCAGCACGTATTCCTACCCGGCGGCGCTTCGGATCGAGCGCGCGGCGGCGGCGCGCAACGTGCGCATCGCCTGGTGCCCGTTTCTCCTCGGCCCGATTTTTGCGGCGCAGGGTTGGGGCGATTCCCCGTTCAATCTCTTCCCGGCCAAGGGTGCGTATATGTGGCGCGATCTCGAACGCCTCTGCGAGGCCGAGCGCTTGCCTTGGCGCAGACCGTCTTGCTTCCCGCGCAGCGGCTTGCTCGCCGCGCGCCTCGCCTGCGTTGCCGAAGACGAGCCGTGGCTGCCGTCGTTCGTTCGCTCGGTCTACTGCGCCAACTTCGCCGAAGACCGCGATATTACCGCGGTGGACGAGATCGGCCGTTTGCTGACTGCGCTCGATCTTCCCGCCAGCACTTGGCTCGATCGTGCGCAGAGTTACGATGCCAAAGCGCGGCTGCGCGCGCGGACCGAGGAGGCACAGCGAGCGGGGCTCTTCGGCGCTCCGAGCTTTGTTGTCGCGGGCGAACTGTTCTGGGGCAACGACCGCCTGGAAGCCGCGCTTGACTGGGCTGTTTGTCATGGCGGATGA
- the hemF gene encoding oxygen-dependent coproporphyrinogen oxidase: MADERISADPLPDAATRARVTAWFVTLRDRLIAAFEAIEAEGAAPSPDPSRPSDDAAPGRFVRTAWQRPGGGGGEMSILRGRVLEKAGVNVSTVEGEFSPAVRQRIPGAGEDGRFWASGISVVVHPQSPLVPAAHMNTRMIITSKRWFGGGADLTPVFVDDDDTSAFHGALRAACERHGDAFYPRFKAWCDEYFYLPHRGEPRGVGGIFFDDLCGEGFEADFAFVRDVGLAFLDVYPAIVHRHRERPWTEEEKRAQLIKRGRYVEFNLLWDRGTRFGIETGGNPEAVLMSMPPEVIWP, translated from the coding sequence ATGGCGGATGAGCGCATCAGCGCCGATCCGCTGCCCGATGCTGCGACGCGGGCCCGCGTGACCGCGTGGTTTGTCACCTTGCGCGATCGGCTCATCGCCGCGTTCGAGGCGATCGAAGCGGAGGGTGCCGCGCCCTCACCAGACCCTTCACGTCCGTCTGACGATGCCGCCCCGGGCCGGTTCGTGCGCACCGCGTGGCAACGGCCCGGCGGCGGTGGCGGTGAGATGTCGATCTTGCGCGGACGGGTGCTGGAGAAGGCGGGCGTAAACGTCTCGACGGTCGAGGGGGAATTTTCGCCGGCCGTGCGACAGCGTATTCCCGGGGCAGGCGAGGACGGTCGCTTCTGGGCCTCGGGAATTTCTGTGGTCGTCCACCCGCAGTCCCCCCTTGTGCCTGCGGCGCATATGAATACGCGGATGATCATCACCTCGAAGCGCTGGTTCGGCGGCGGTGCCGACCTCACGCCGGTCTTCGTCGATGACGACGATACATCAGCGTTCCATGGCGCGCTGCGTGCCGCGTGCGAGCGCCACGGTGATGCGTTTTATCCGCGCTTCAAGGCGTGGTGCGACGAATACTTCTACCTGCCGCACCGGGGTGAGCCACGCGGTGTCGGCGGCATTTTTTTCGATGATCTCTGCGGCGAGGGATTCGAAGCCGATTTCGCCTTTGTCCGCGACGTCGGACTCGCGTTTCTCGACGTTTATCCGGCAATCGTTCACCGCCACCGGGAGCGGCCATGGACGGAAGAGGAAAAGCGCGCGCAACTGATCAAGCGGGGTCGCTACGTCGAGTTCAACCTGCTGTGGGATCGGGGAACCCGCTTTGGCATCGAAACCGGCGGGAATCCCGAGGCGGTGCTCATGTCGATGCCGCCGGAAGTAATATGGCCGTGA